A section of the Cuniculiplasma divulgatum genome encodes:
- a CDS encoding tetratricopeptide repeat protein has translation MQSDPIEELFGLMDDEKYDDVLDKVDRMISTDNQNPVLHAVKAMALMETGVDSEAALKEADFAYKKSQDPFFKYVRGWALAENGDIKQGLTLLNQASDQDPYNIQYLIKLAEVYEDDGKSQDALKAIIRAQRVEPDDVRLSLMKAGYLNTLDRAREAVTELKRINSKYPEFDYAYFILSESYLLLDDLKNAQIAIDSAIKHSKQPDPEYYERSAQVRIAEGDIENAISFLDRAMGVASSDDERVIYLLEKVKALSFAGKADEGEKILRDEYGRNSENALYYYSLIDNLSDQGKKDEIEQLIHDKNLPESLSTLIRVYTGIYEKPDEDAVESALSSLHDDINQNDFNMTLSQILFDAMLASAGKDE, from the coding sequence ATGCAGTCTGACCCCATAGAGGAATTGTTTGGCTTGATGGACGACGAGAAATACGATGATGTTCTGGATAAGGTTGACAGGATGATCTCAACAGATAATCAAAATCCAGTTCTGCACGCAGTGAAGGCCATGGCTCTCATGGAGACAGGCGTGGATTCAGAAGCTGCCCTGAAGGAGGCGGACTTCGCATACAAGAAATCACAGGACCCTTTTTTCAAGTATGTCAGGGGCTGGGCACTTGCGGAAAATGGTGACATAAAGCAGGGTTTGACCCTGTTGAATCAAGCTTCAGATCAGGATCCATACAACATCCAGTACCTCATAAAACTGGCAGAAGTTTACGAGGATGATGGAAAATCACAGGATGCCCTTAAGGCCATCATAAGGGCGCAGCGGGTGGAGCCTGACGATGTCAGGCTTTCCCTCATGAAGGCCGGTTACCTGAACACTCTTGATCGGGCAAGAGAGGCTGTGACAGAACTGAAGCGTATAAACAGCAAGTACCCTGAATTCGACTACGCCTACTTCATTCTTTCAGAATCCTATCTTCTCCTTGACGATCTGAAAAATGCACAAATTGCCATAGATTCTGCCATAAAACACAGCAAGCAACCTGATCCAGAATACTATGAAAGGTCTGCACAGGTCAGAATTGCAGAAGGGGATATTGAAAATGCAATATCTTTCCTGGACAGGGCCATGGGGGTGGCCAGTTCAGATGATGAAAGGGTCATATACCTTCTGGAGAAGGTTAAGGCACTTTCATTTGCAGGAAAGGCCGACGAGGGTGAGAAGATCCTCCGTGATGAATATGGCAGGAACAGCGAAAACGCGCTTTATTACTATTCTCTCATCGATAACCTGTCGGATCAGGGAAAGAAAGACGAGATTGAACAGCTGATCCACGACAAGAATTTGCCGGAATCCCTGTCAACACTTATTCGTGTGTACACAGGCATTTATGAGAAGCCTGATGAGGACGCAGTAGAATCAGCTTTATCTTCGCTGCACGATGACATAAATCAAAACGATTTCAACATGACATTATCGCAGATATTATTCGATGCCATGCTGGCCTCTGCCGGAAAGGATGAATAA